DNA sequence from the Paenibacillus physcomitrellae genome:
GCCTCGTTCAGGCTAAGGCCTTCCAGCGACTCGCCGTTCACCGAGAGCAGCACGTCTTTGGCCCGGATACCCGCCTTCTCGGCCGGGGAACCTTTAATCGGCGACACCACGACCACTTTGCTGTTCTCCAGCGATACTTCCGCTCCTATTCCAGAGAAGGACCCCTGAATTTGCGAATTAAATTCCTGGGCTGTCTCTTTGCTCATATAAGAAGAAAAAGGATCATCCAGCGCATCCATCATTCCCTGGATCGCTCCGTCTACCAGTTTGGTTGTATCTACATCCTGGTAATAATTCTGCTTGACCAGCTTCAGCGCTGTCTCCAATTTGGTTAAGTCCGCTTTGCTGCTGCCGGACTGCCCGGACGACAGTTCGGACAACAAGCCTGCCGTCGAGGTTCCACTTCCGCTCGCCGTGAAGTTGAGCTGCCCGGTAAAGAGCAGGGTCAGCACGCTGCTGCCCAGCAGCGTTACGAGCATCAGCAGGATTACCGTCTGCTTCTTGAACATCAATCATGCACCGCCTTTTCGTTGTTCAGCTGTAACCTGTACCGGAAGGCCCGGTTCATGATCACCGATTGTTCAGAAACGGATGCCCCTCCCTGAAACCTTTGGAGAAGCATCCGTCCACAATTATCCATCCTATTATATTATATGTTCGGCTTGTCCGAAATATTTACCGGATTATAATAGCTGTTACCGTTTAGTAAGCTAAGAATGGCATCGGATCAGTAGGTTCTCCGTTGACGCGCACTTCAAAGTGCATATGCGGACCCGTGGATTGACCCGTGTTACCGGATTCGGCAACCACCTGGCCGCGTTTAACCGTATCGCCTTTCTCCACCTTAAACTTGCTAAGATGTCCGTAAAGGGTCCATGTATTGTTGCCATGATCGACAATAACGGCATTGCCGTAACCGCTGTACCATTCGGCCAGCACTACTACCCCGCCTTCAGCCGCATGGACATCCGTTCCGATCGGCACGGCAAAGTCCACACCGGCATGCAGCTTCTTCACGCCGGTAATCGGGTGAATCCGATAGCCGAACGGCGAAGAGATTCGGGCATGCCCGACTGGCAGTCCCAGCGAGCCATCGCCCGGAGCATAGTTCGTCGAGGCAGGAACCTCCGACGCCTTCTTGGCTGCGGCGGCTTTAGCCGCCTGCTGCTGCTTGTACGTATAGATCTGCTCGGCGCGGATTTTGTTCTTCTCTTTCTCAAGCGCTGCCTGTTTAGTAACGAGCTCGACGAGAATTTTGTCCTGTTCACTGCTGATGTCGTCATTTTCCTCAACTTCATCACTGTACTGGGCAATCAGCTGCTGCTTCTCCTGCTCTTTGTCGGCCAGCACCTGCTTGCGGGATTCCGCTTCCGCATACAGCTTCTTGGTCTTCGCATATCCGGCTTCCAGGTTCTCCTGCTCCTGAAGCACCAGTTCCTTGTCTTTCTTATGCTCTTCAAGCAGCTGCTTGTCCTGGTTCGCAATCGCCGTCAGCGTATCGATCCGGTCCAGGAAATCGGAAAAGCTTGTCGAGGACAAAACTACATCCAAATAAGAAACCGCACCGTCCGTATACATTAACCGGACACGGTTATCGAGCAGCTTGCTGCGTTCCTGGATACGCTGTTCGGTTTCGTCCAGCTCTTTCGCCGTTTGACGGAGCTGCTCCTCCGAATCGCTGATATCCTTGGAGATGCTGGCCAGCTCATCGCTTACGGTTTTGATCTGACCAAGCAGGTCATTTAAATAGTTCTTATTCTTATTGACGTAGTGCTGGGCGATTTCGCCCTGCTTCTCGGCCTGATCCTGCTTCGCCTGAGCCTGCTTGGCCTGCTCTTTAAGCGCTTTGAGCTCTTGATCAATTTGATCGATGGTTTTTTTAGCAGCGAAACTTTGGGTAGGCTGTACCAGCCCTATGGCCAAAACGATAACGGCAACGACAGAAATCCACTTTTTCAATATCTAATTCTCCGTTTCTGTATCAGTTTGACTTTCCGGCTACACCTTCAAGAACTTACGAATCGACACGGTACTGCCCCAGACGCCGATCAGAACGCCCAGCAGGATAATGAGTCCGCCAAGCGGGTAACCGAACTGCTGCAGCGGAACCAGGTGGAAATTAAGCGTAACATCAAAGCCGATCGCGTTCTCAAGCGTCTGGTATCCTGAATACAGCAGGGCCACGGTGACCACAGAGCCGATCAGGCCGATCAAGGCTCCTTCCACGAAGAAAGGACCTCTGATAAACGAATTTGTCGCTCCAACCAGCTTCATGATGCCGATCTCCCGGCGCCGTGCCAGGATCGTTACACGAATCGTATTGGAAATCAGGAACATCGCCATGATTCCCAATCCGGCTACAAAGGCGAATCCGATATTGCGGATCAAACGCGTCACCTTAAACAGCTTCTCGACCGTTCCTTGGCCGTACCTCACTTTATAAATCGGCTGCTGGTCGGCGCTGTACTGCTTGTTCAACTCTTGAATCTTGCCTGCTACAAAAGAGACGGTAGACGGCTCGATAACCTCCACTTTGAACGTATCGGGGATCGGGTTCGTATCCTCCGTGTACCCTTCGAGCAGGTCGTTGCCGTCTGCGCCCAGCTTCTCTCGAAGATCTTGTAAGCCTTGGGCCTTATCAACAAAGGTCACCTTGCTGACCTCAGGCATGCCTTCGATCGCAGTTTGCAGCTGCTGCCGTGTGGTGCCGTCGACTCCCGTATTGAGGAAAGCGCTGATCTGCACCTGGCTGTCGGCTTCGTCGGCAAACGAATTGACATTGATCACCAGCAGGACAAACACCCCGAGTATAAATAACGAAACGATAATGGACGTAATGGAGGCCACGGACATCCAGCCGTTGCGGAATATGTTCTTCATCCCCTCCCGCAAATGCCGCAAGAAGGTTCTAAAAGTCATATCCGTATTCTCCTCTCGCCTGGTCGCGTACGATGTTGCCATGCTCAATGGCGATAACCCGTTTGCGCATGGTGTTAACGATATCTTTGTTGTGGGTGGCCATTACAATGGTTGTTCCCCGGAAATTGATCTCATCCAGGAGCTGCATAATCTCCCAGGACGTCTCGGGATCGAGGTTGCCGGTAGGCTCGTCCGCAATGATGACGGTCGGATTGTTAACGATCGCGCGGGCGATCGCCACGCGCTGCTGCTCGCCGCCCGAGAGCTGAGCCGGCAGGCGGTTTGCTTTATTCTTCAGGCCGACCAGATCCAGCACCTCCATCACCCGTTTGCGGATGATCTTCTTAGGCGCTTCGATCACCTCAAGCGCAAAGGCCACGTTCTCGTAAGCCGTCAGCTTGGGCAGAAGCCGGAAATCCTGAAAAATGACGCCGATATTGCGGCGGACGTAAGGGATTTTGCGCGGTTTCAGCTTGCCGATGTTAAACCCGCTTACTGAAATTTGGCCTTTGGTGGGTACTTCTTCTCTATAGATAAGCTTCATGAATGTCGATTTCCCCGCACCGGAGGGACCAACAATATAAACGAATTCATTCCGGTCGATCTTGACGGATATGCCCTGCAGAGCATGGGCTCCATTCGGATAAGTCTTCCAGACATCCTGCATTTCAATCACTGCATCACTTCCTAAATCTTGTTGATATAAAGATAAAACGTAAAATGGCAACAACGTTTACACTTCGACATGATCTCGTCAATTCCTTTAAAACATGAGCAAATTCATCAGCTTGTTTTTTATTGTAACAAATTTGTTACCTTTTGAGTACCAAAATTTTTCCTGCTTTTCTTTCATTCCTTCGCATACATATAGAGAGACAAGGGTACAAACTGTTTCAGAAGAGAGGGACAGCCCGTTTATGAGAAACAAAAAGCTGCTCATTTATACCTCATCCTCCCTCCTGCTGCTTGCAGCCGCTTTGTGGGGAGCCCTGATCCTGTATGGCGGACAAACTACGGTCCCGCGCGGCGTTGTGATCGGCGGTTTGCCCATAGGCGGCATGGAGACCCGCCAGGTTTCGGACCTGCTGGCCAAAGAGTCAGAGGCGCTGCTTCAGCAGCCTATTGTGCTGGTCAGCCAGAAACCGGCTCTTTCTATTAAAGCGACCTGGGGACGGAGCGGCATCACCATCCAATCGAAGGAGCTGCTTCAGGCGCTTGCCCGGCTGCAGGAGGGCAACTGGTGGGAGAAGGCCAAATACCGTTATGATTTCAAAAAGAATTGGAGCACCGAGGTCCTTTTCAATGACTC
Encoded proteins:
- a CDS encoding murein hydrolase activator EnvC family protein is translated as MKKWISVVAVIVLAIGLVQPTQSFAAKKTIDQIDQELKALKEQAKQAQAKQDQAEKQGEIAQHYVNKNKNYLNDLLGQIKTVSDELASISKDISDSEEQLRQTAKELDETEQRIQERSKLLDNRVRLMYTDGAVSYLDVVLSSTSFSDFLDRIDTLTAIANQDKQLLEEHKKDKELVLQEQENLEAGYAKTKKLYAEAESRKQVLADKEQEKQQLIAQYSDEVEENDDISSEQDKILVELVTKQAALEKEKNKIRAEQIYTYKQQQAAKAAAAKKASEVPASTNYAPGDGSLGLPVGHARISSPFGYRIHPITGVKKLHAGVDFAVPIGTDVHAAEGGVVVLAEWYSGYGNAVIVDHGNNTWTLYGHLSKFKVEKGDTVKRGQVVAESGNTGQSTGPHMHFEVRVNGEPTDPMPFLAY
- the ftsE gene encoding cell division ATP-binding protein FtsE; its protein translation is MIEMQDVWKTYPNGAHALQGISVKIDRNEFVYIVGPSGAGKSTFMKLIYREEVPTKGQISVSGFNIGKLKPRKIPYVRRNIGVIFQDFRLLPKLTAYENVAFALEVIEAPKKIIRKRVMEVLDLVGLKNKANRLPAQLSGGEQQRVAIARAIVNNPTVIIADEPTGNLDPETSWEIMQLLDEINFRGTTIVMATHNKDIVNTMRKRVIAIEHGNIVRDQARGEYGYDF
- the ftsX gene encoding permease-like cell division protein FtsX gives rise to the protein MTFRTFLRHLREGMKNIFRNGWMSVASITSIIVSLFILGVFVLLVINVNSFADEADSQVQISAFLNTGVDGTTRQQLQTAIEGMPEVSKVTFVDKAQGLQDLREKLGADGNDLLEGYTEDTNPIPDTFKVEVIEPSTVSFVAGKIQELNKQYSADQQPIYKVRYGQGTVEKLFKVTRLIRNIGFAFVAGLGIMAMFLISNTIRVTILARRREIGIMKLVGATNSFIRGPFFVEGALIGLIGSVVTVALLYSGYQTLENAIGFDVTLNFHLVPLQQFGYPLGGLIILLGVLIGVWGSTVSIRKFLKV